One window of Entelurus aequoreus isolate RoL-2023_Sb linkage group LG06, RoL_Eaeq_v1.1, whole genome shotgun sequence genomic DNA carries:
- the LOC133652321 gene encoding uncharacterized protein LOC133652321 isoform X2, with protein MQSKAYLIEILFVTTLHPPPPLPPHGAPPPFPYHDSFWTSPHKKINTRCQNGQNCQVPREEKREKKRSRKEKKTEVAGEALQVRAKIINQSNHSVKPTYILYWKQTGIFPGQRMISMIPILAEEAKPVAAHSRKTVTKMITIPRGMPPSISTRPAVKNEYILKVHLDMKGTSVTKVKIPIFVLSNSLDSQRQQLLDEVDPGFPGYDNTKSDGRQPKTGSRSLDVPLNFKDI; from the exons atgcaaagtaaagcctatttaatagaaatattatttgttacaacattacacccccccccccccctccccccgcacggtgcgccccctcccttcccgtatcatgactctttttggacgtcaccacataaaaaaatcaacacaagatgtcaaaacggccaaaactgccaggtgcccagggaagaaaaaagagaaaagaagaggagtagaaaggagaaaaagacagaggtagcag GCGAGGCTCTCCAAGTCAGAGCCAAAATCATCAATCAGTCAAATCATTCAGTGAAACCCACGTACATATTGTACTGGAAACAAACTGGGATTTTTCCGGGTCAAAGGATGATTTCCATGATTCCGATTCTTGCGGAAGAAGCCAAGCCTGTTGCCGCCCACAGCAGAAAGACTGTGACCAAGATGATCACCATCCCAAGAGGGATGCCTCCCTCCATCTCAACCAGACCAGCAGTCAAGAATGAGTACATCCTGAAG GTCCATCTTGATATGAAGGGGACGAGCGTCACAAAAGTCAAGATTCCTATATTTGTCCTTTCCAACAGTCTCGACTCACAACGACAACAATTACTAGATGAAGTTGATCCTGGATTTCCTGGATATGACAACACCAAGAGTGATGGGAGACAGCCAAAAACAGGATCCCGGTCTTTAGACGTGCCCCTTAACTTCAAAGACATTTGA
- the LOC133652321 gene encoding uncharacterized protein LOC133652321 isoform X1 has translation MQSKAYLIEILFVTTLHPPPPLPPHGAPPPFPYHDSFWTSPHKKINTRCQNGQNCQVPREEKREKKRSRKEKKTEVADFFRLQLKGNRFLGPRMIDEGRHAFPFSFKIPNREMPSSPHWVDYKLKAKLKQTMKQEKDLDIDFTFFPKETMEVPSLMVTFFCFIFLHLHSGLHPPTLIEIIETTSKIVEQENMELKHFCNKDYKNQDLENDIDPDTNFFSHISNNCFYYTDDQYNSNITCDNKLSIVHFNSRSLYANYNNIKNFLEHINEPFKVIAVTETWIDDKKGIDFDLEGYELNYINRTNKNGGGVAVYVMKNLNYKVVKNM, from the exons atgcaaagtaaagcctatttaatagaaatattatttgttacaacattacacccccccccccccctccccccgcacggtgcgccccctcccttcccgtatcatgactctttttggacgtcaccacataaaaaaatcaacacaagatgtcaaaacggccaaaactgccaggtgcccagggaagaaaaaagagaaaagaagaggagtagaaaggagaaaaagacagaggtagcag ACTTCTTTCGATTGCAACTGAAAGGGAACCGTTTTTTAGGTCCCAGAATGATTGATGAAGGAAGACATGCATTTCCTTTTTCTTTCAAGATCCCAAACAG AGAAATGCCATCTTCTCCACACTGGGTTGATTATAAGTTAAAAGCAAAGCTCAAACAAACAATGAAGCAGGAGAAAGATCTTGACATTGACTTCACATTCTTTCCAAAAGAAACCATGGAAGTCCCTTCActaatggtgacatttttttgttttatttttttacatttacattcaggattgcatccacctacacttattgagattattgaaacaacatcaaagattgttgaacaagaaaatatggaactaaaacatttctgcaacaaagattacaaaaaccaggatttggaaaatgatatagatccagatacaaattttttctcccacattagtaataattgtttttattatacagatgatcaatataatagcaacattacatgcgataacaaattgtcaattgttcattttaatagcagaagcttgtatgcaaactacaacaacattaagaactttttggaacacatcaacgaaccattcaaagtgattgctgtcacagaaacatggattgatgataaaaaaggaatagattttgatctggagggatatgaactaaactacatcaacagaaccaacaaaaatggaggaggagtagctgtgtacgtgatgaagaacctgaactacaaagtggtaaaaaacatgtaa